Proteins encoded within one genomic window of Glycine soja cultivar W05 chromosome 1, ASM419377v2, whole genome shotgun sequence:
- the LOC114415469 gene encoding reticulon-like protein B12 translates to MGSFDRLFNRQRGLHEILGGGQVADLILWRRKNLTVGILLVTLGVWVVFERSGYTLLSLISNVLLLLIVILFLWAKSADILNRPAPPLPQLRLSEEMANEAKTFICTRVNDLLSVSQDIALGKDSRLFLKVAAYLWLISIIGGLTDFLTLAYTSLLLVLTVPAIYERYEDYIDMYILKGYRKLCLLHVKINEGYVSKVHNWILEKKKLS, encoded by the exons ATGGGTTCCTTTGATCGATTGTTTAACCGCCAAAGAGGTCTTCATGAGATCCTTGGTGGTGGTCAAG TTGCAGATTTAATTCTGTGGAGGCGTAAGAACCTTACTGTGGGGATATTGTTGGTCACACTAGGTGTTTGGGTTGTGTTTGAGAGATCTGGTTATACTCTTCTGTCTCTTATTTCTAATGTTCTCCTTCTCCTCATTGTCATTCTCTTTCTTTGGGCCAAATCAGCAGATATTCTCAACAG ACCTGCTCCACCTCTACCACAGCTGCGTCTCTCAGAGGAAATGGCAAATGAAGCGAAGACTTTTATCTGCACAAGAGTTAATGATCTGTTGTCAGTTTCTCAAGATATTGCTCTCGGAAAAGACTCGAGGCTGTTTCTCAAAGTAGCTGCATACCTCTGGTTAATTTCTATTATTGGTGGCTTAACTGATTTCCTTACCCTGGCATACACCA GTCTTCTTTTGGTTCTTACAGTACCAGCAATCTATGAAAGATATGAAGATTACATAGATATGTATATCTTGAAGGGTTACAGAAAATTATGCCTATTGCATGTTAAAATAAATGAGGGATATGTCAGCAAAGTCCACAACTGGATTCTGGAGAAGAAAAAGCTAAGCTGA